The following nucleotide sequence is from Arvicola amphibius chromosome 1, mArvAmp1.2, whole genome shotgun sequence.
CATGGTGAGAACCCCTCAGCCCATCATACACTTGTGGGAGTGCATGACACGGTCGGCCCTGTGGCAGGTGTCTCTGATTCGGTTGTGGTATTCTACTAGGAAGGTCCTCTCGTGCTCAAAGAAGTCATCTACCTCCTATAGGATGGAAAGAGAACACTTCTTACCAACAGGAGTATGGTGGTACCAACACCCAGTGTGCCACCATTTCCTGGCAGCCCAACCAGTGGCTTCCCTCCCACAGCCAGAGGGTCACCTTGAGCCCCGATATGCCGGTGATGAGGACCTCGTCTGCAGATCTGACGATGCTCCTCAGGAACCCTCCCAAGacctcctttctgttcttctctcGAACACTCAGCTAAGGAGAGGGTGAGATGCTAGGGTGGGGCATTGGACCTTCTACCATGGTCAAATGCCACCTACACGGGGAGCAAACTGGGAGAAATTCTCAGGCCTGGTTCCCCAACCCTGGTCTCAGATCCCAGCATCCTCAATCAACTCACATCCTGGCTGTATtccaagaagacagagaagttGTGATCCTGCCGCAGGGTGGGATGGGCTGCCAGGCGCTGCAGGAAGACCTCATGCATTGCAACCGTCTTCTTAAAGATGGCCAAGTACTCCCTGTAGACAACcacagtgagctcccattatcatGGTTCCCCCTCTTTCTCAGCAGACCTGGGGCTAGAGGTCAGGCTCTATGGACATCTGTCAAAGTCAGGGAAGAAACCCTGGAGCTCTGGGGCAGGGCTGGGGTTTGGACACTCACGCTTCTAGCTCCTGCTTCATCTTGGCAAACTCTTCCCGGGTGATGGAGCTGTCGCCCTCACCTAACTTCTGCAGCTTTTCCCTTGAAGCCTCGAAGTCTGGcctgggaggggctgggggaaTCTGCTCAAAGGAGGGACGGATTGCTAAGGAGGCCATCACAGCCTGGGTCCTAACCCATGTTCCCAGCCTGCCCCTCACAGCCCAGCCCGGCCCTTCCTCACGATAAGGCCGGCGTACTCCTCGTTTTCCACATAGGTGTCATGTAGCCAGATGAATTCCTCGTGCTGCCGAACCACTGAGAACTCAGGCTGGGCAAAGTGAGGGAGGCCACTCTGGAAGCCCAGAGACATGTGTAAGACCTCATCTCCCCCAAACCTGCCCTCACCAAACCTGCTAAGCAGCCACTTTTAGCATTCCCATCCTGCACCCCATTTGAAACCTGTGATTTCATTCAGGAAGGTGGGGCCTCAGCCAAATGCAATCAGAGCTCAGGGCTACACTTGTTCTGCCTCCCATTCCAGGCCATCTGCCCATCTCCTGGCCAACAGGCCATCGTACCTTGGTTTGAACAGTGAACTTCACCTTGTCCCGCTCACTCACTGCATCAGAAATCTCCACCTGTAAGGAGCTCTCTCCCTGCAGATCCACCGGCATGGAGGAAGGCTGTGGGGTGAGAGGGTAAAGTGGCTAAGTGAAGGTGCTTTGTCCTACCTCTCTGGAGACCCTGCTCAGAGTGGTACCGCTACCAACCAAACACTTCCCCAGCTCCCATCCTCAGGGGCAGGCAGAATGCTTTCATTGTTCTCTTTGGAAGGTCCTAAGTCCTCACTTATGTCAGGTATGAGAACTGCTTCTTTATAGAACCTGCCTTTGTGcatgggtggtggcacatgcctttaatcccatcacttgggaggcagaggcagatagatctctgagtttgagaccagcctggtctacatagtaagttccaggacagccagggctacacagaaaaacgctatctcaaaaaactaaaaaaaaaaaaaaaaaaaaaaaaaagccgtcaTAAGCCTGGCTTGGTGTctcatgcctataatcacagTATTTGGTatttgggaaactgagacaggaggattgctgtaaatttaaggccagcctggcattAGATAAAATAATGAGTTTCAGTCAGGCCTGGATACAGAGAAAGATCCTTCcccaagcaaaagaaaacaggagtGGAGTTAAACTGTGGAGGGACCAAGAGGCAAGGCTGGCAGGTAAGTGCCAGTCTTGCTTTGGCAGTGTTAGCAGAATTACCAGCATGCAGTAGTACATGGGGTTTAACTTTCATTACCCACTCAACAACATATTATGCTCTTACCAGGgatttggatttttattattattatttatttatttatttaggttttttttttttttaaagacatcatcttactatgtagccctgactggcctggaactcgatatatagctcaggctggtctttaaTGCCTAACAATTCTATCTTGGCCTCAGTATTAGGATTACAAGCaatgagccactatgcctggcttcctATAGTATCTGTTATCACTATTACTACTGCTGTTCTCATTAGTTCTTGTGGTACTGGGCATGGACTCATGCCTCACTCTGGCAAAGCAATGTTCTGCCACTGATCTAAATTCCAGtcctagttatttttttttcattgtgtctcGCGTGGCCCCAGGCTGGGCACGGCCACCCGCCCCCCCCCAAGCCGCCAAGAACTGCTCTACCCCTCCATTCTGGCCGCCGGGAGCAGCTGAGCTCAAGGCGGGCAAAGCTCGAGGGGACCCAGTCctagttattttattttggttatatacttacttatttttgaaaGAGAGTCTCTGTTACCCACTGCctgcctggaactctatgtagaccaggttggcttcaaattcacagagatccatctgcctctgcctccccagtgctggaattaaaggcatgtgctactacacCCAGctctacttatttttataaataattacaatACCTTGCTAAATTTGTCATTAGTTTTTAGATTCTTCTAGATTTACTACTGATATAATCCTATAACTTAAAAAGCTTTActctttcctgtctttgttcCCATTCTTGATTTACTAATCCTAGACTACAGTGCTTAAGAGAAGAGATGATAGGTGCGGTGATAAAGGAAACCCTTGGTTATTTCCGACCATAAACAATGACTTTCCAGCTGGGTGTGGCAAAacacaccagcacttgggaggtgcaggcaggaagatcaagaggtCAAGCCCGTAATAACTTTAAGAGACTGTAgacagaattcaaggccagatctgactacgtagtgagttcagggccatcctgacCCCAAGAAACACTGGCTCATGAAAAGAGAGatctgtaagttcgaggtcagcccctagtctacagagcgagtttcaggacaggctccaaaagctacagagaaaccctgtctcaacaagaacaacactaaaagaaaaaacaaaaagataggaAGGAGAGCTGGAGGGTTGTTGAGACTGCTCGCTGGGAATACCACCTGCTGCCAGGCATGATGACTCCAATGTCATCTCCAGGAATCACACAGTAGAAAGCAAGAATTGACTCTCTCAAggttttctctgacctccacatacttGTATGATCTAAGAGAAAATACCCCCAAGGGTGTGATACTTATGTGCtgggtgcttctgtgtgtgtcaacttggcacaagctagggCCATataggaaggagcctcagctgaggaaatgcctccttgagctccagctgtaaggcattttctcatttagtgatcagttCTGGAAGgtctagcccattgtgggtggggccatccctgggcagctgggttctataagaatgtgggctgagcaagccatgggaaccAAGTCTGTAAGCAGCACcgctccatggtctctgcatcaactcctgcttccaggatcctgccctgtttgagttcctgtcccgactcccttcaatgatgaactgcaatgctgaagtataagcctaataagccctcccctcccctccccaacttgccttttgtcatggtgtttcatcacagtaatagaaaccctaattaagacacacTATCAGGaggtatggcattgttggagtaggttGGCCTTGCacgtggaagtgtgtcactgtggggacgggctttgaggtctttgttcaagttatgcccagtgtctcagagcaCCTCCTATTGctaagctccttctccagcatcatgtctgtcccaccatgatgataatggactaaacctctgaaactttataagccaccccaattaaatgttttcctttataagagtagctgtggtcaaggtgtctcttcacagcactaggaaccctaagacagaagtcggtaccaggggctggggtgacagagctgaccatgtttttgtttggaggaatttggactttggtactttgggatAGAGAGGCAGTGGGATGGTTTTGAGCACTGCCTGACGGGTTACACTAGCAGGAGCACAAAAGACGTGCTTAGGAGAACTGTGCTGGGAAGGCTGGGGCGGGAGGTTTCAGGGGAGGAGAATTTTGGAATGTTACCTAGAGGCGGTTCTTGTGACATTTCGGTGGTGAAAGTGGCTACCTTTTGCCCACGTCCCAAGAGACTGCCTGAGGCTAAGTGAAGAGAATTGGGTTAATTCCactggaagagagaatctcaaaacaGCCAAATTGTGTGGTTAAATGTGCAGTTttaggagaaaaggagcaccagaggtggaatggagctaaattctGTGTTGAAGGAGATAAACaggttaagaaatgaaataaaggcacTGTTGACCTCAGAGCAATATCCCACTCTGCtaaatttccaatttgtgaaaaggagtTAAAGAAAAGCTAAGAGCCGCCAGGtgctggtggtttgaaagaaaaagtcttccaaagggagtggcacgattaggaggtttggccttgctggagtaggtgtggccttgtggaggaagtgtgtcactgtggggatagGCTTTGAAGTCTTCTTTGCTCAtaacacccagtgtctcagaccacttcctgttgtcctGTTGTTTGAGCCCCTTCtccattctcagctccttctccagcaccatgtctgtctgcatgcaccCATGCCCCACCATGACggcaatggactaaacctgtgaGACTGTAAACTggcccagttaaatgttttcttttataagagttgccatggtgatggtgtctcttcacagcaatagaaaccctgactaaaacTCTTGTCCTGGCACTCCcctctcccaaataaataaataaataaataaaaatgtagtggtggcacatgcctttaatcccagtgcttgggaagcagaggcaggcggatctctgtgagttcgaggccagcctggtctacagaatgagttccaggacaggctccaaagagaaattgtctcagaaaaaaaaatcagcgcTGGTTCTGCAAGCTATAGCACTTGTTTTGAAAGCTCAAGGAAACCAtgtaaagggggaagggaagaaatgactacaaagttgtcctctgacagcaGATACATGCTatgacacatgtatacatatatacacacgcaacagacttttaaaaaacaaaaaccaaacaggtgTATTTATCTACCTGTTATCATATATATCCTTAGATGATGCCGATTTTTATcaattttctctccctttctcaggATAGTTACGTGCAtgttattctgttttaaaatttttattctggggctcatgagatgactcagcagttaagaacactactactgctcaatcctcagcacccacctggcatctgtaactccagtcccaggaaatccTGTCTATGTCTTCTGTACCAGATATAAACACTgtgcacaggcatatatgcagacaaaacacccacccatACATGgtctagagagacagctcagtggttaagagcactggctgctcttccagaggttctgagttcaattgccagcaaccaaatggtggctcacaaccacctgtaatgagatttggtgttttcttctggcctgcaggcatacatgcaggcagaacactgtatacataataaataaataaatctttaaaaaagaaacacacccatacacacattaaataaaattaaaaataaagagaaccagGGTTCTACCACCCATATGAGGCAGCTAATaattgtaactccagctccagggggcccaacaccctcttctggtctttgtggaTACCTGAATTCATATGCATATAGCCACACACTGACATAgaattcagaaatatttaaaataaattgtttattattattacttgattttgagagacagggtagtgctatgtagcccaggctagcctaaaactatgtaactcaggctagctTCCAACCCTAGTTAATTTTCCTACCATTGCTTCAAGAGTGCTTGAAGGTGTGtgaccaccatgcctgactctttGCAGCTTTCAGGaggggaagatcaggagtttgagatcaaccttgggttacatgagaccgtgtttaaaaataataatttaaaaaaaaccatgccaggtggtggtaaaacacacctttaatcccagcactcctttggcagaggcaggcaaatctctgaattggaggctagcctggtctacagagtgagttccagtctgAAGACAGAAAACCCAAACATCAGCAGGAGACATGGCTCAATGGCTatgggtgcttgccaccaagcctgatcaGATCCTCATATCCCCCACTGCGGAAGGTGAGAACGAGTTCCCATAAACCGTCCTTTGACCACTATGCATCTATGGCACACAAGCATTTACACAcaccatagaaaaataaaaataatgccccccctctctcatttctctgtgtagccctgactgtcttggaattgTTTATAAACCATCAGagagtggcgcacgcctttaatcccagcactcgggaggcagaggcaggcggatctctgagttcgagaccagcctggtctacaagagctagttccaggacaggctctagaaactacagggaaaccctgtctcgaaaaaccaaaaaaaaaaaaaaaaaaccatcagagatccgcctgcctctgcctcccaagcgcttgGTTAAAGGCCCACCATCACGGCCCAGCACAGGTACAATATCATTGAATTATATcagttctaaaagaaaacataaactgaaacACATCTTAAAGATAATACACTTTAATTATTGTGGAAAtatgcttctcccctccccatatTTCCTATTCTTCCACCTTGAACTTGAGAATCCCAAGCATTTATTTCAAGAAGCCGGGACTGGACCACTGGGTTCCGGTCTGACCCTGCTCTGCTCGTCTGCCAAAGCTTCACAGTACTGCGTGGGCCAGTTTTTGGGATCTTGATTGTGGACTTTGGCCACAAATTTAAGAACTTTCATCTTGCTGGTTTCCAGATTTGCTCGTGGACCCCACTGGAGCTCACAGTCCACGGGATCTGTGTGGGGTATCCGTCGGGACTCCAGGTAACGCTGTCTCACGAAGTCTTCAGTAATGAGTTTCTTCGGATCTCCGAAAACTGAATGCTTCTTGGTGGGATACACCCCCAAACGACGAAGAAAATCCCAGACTTCGGTTTCCGGGATGCTGTGGCCATTCATAAAGATGAGCCCTAAAATAATCATCAGGAGGCCGGTGGTGGGCGTTCCCTGGTCGCCTCTCATCTCAGCATCCTCCTCCACTGGCTCCAGGGTGTTGATGAGGATGTAGGCGTTGCTCTTGGGTTCGAGTTCTACCAGTTTGTACCCGAACACATAGTGGAGCCGCTCTGCAGCCAGCTTGAGCAGGTCTGGGAAGATGTCCTTGTAGTCACGGATGACGTGCTTCAGGATACCGGACCGCTTGATGGGGATCTTCCGCTGGTCCTTAATCAGCAAGAACTGCACCAGCTCTGCCACCTTCAATTCCAGCTGCTTCTGGGTCCGGAGTTCCGGGGCGGGAGTGGCCTGAGCCGGGCGGGAGCTCGGCGACAAGGCGCCTGCACTGCCCTGCGAGGCATCGGGGCGTCCGGGCCCACTCGGGAACTCCCCAGAGGCACCCAGATCACGGTCGCTGCCACTCCCAGGCTGGGCACCAGGGAGGCTCCTGCTCCTCGGCTTTTGTAACATGAGCAGGCGGCGGAGAGATGCTCCTGTAACTGGCAGCACCGGGCGATTGGGGGTCGTTTGCACCAGGCGCCCGCGAGGGGTAGGGGGCGGGGGCGgcggcatgggggggggggtgtgcgcGACGACAAACCAAGCTTCCCGGTTGGATTTGTGCTGGATCTCATTGGCTGGTTCCAAATGCCGAACACCTTACATTCCTGGAATACTGCCTTGCTAAAGACCTACCATCCTGACACATTAATTTAATTTGATCATATTTTACGGTTTGCGTCCTGGTatatctttctcctttctcttgcaATGTTGCTGATGGACCCAAGGTCCTGCACAGGCTAGCAAGCAGCTATCGTTAAGGCttagttttctgtttaaaaactattttaaaaattgacattCACTTATTTATGGGGGCAACATGTGgcagtcaggggacaacttggaaggaatcagttcctgccttccacCAAGTGGTTtgggggcttgaactcagatcatcaggcttggcagtctGAGCCAGCTGGCTGCCCTGTCTGTCTAACCACCGGAAGTGGCTGGGTTTACTGGCATGAGCCATCGGTCAaactcttctccctttctctcaatGTTTTTGACAATTTGGGAGGGGTGATAAAATACACGtaagtttttgcttttgttctttggaGACAATGCCCTATGTAGCTGATGACAGCCTCGGACTCCTCATCATGCCTCCATCTGCCAATGTATGTAATGGagaatggttcagtgggtaaaaacacttgGTGCATAaagcctggtgatctgagtttgCTTTCTGGAACTGGAACCCATGTGGGGAAAGGAATCAGAAtccccaaggctgtcctctgatcttcacacatcTCCCATGGaaggtgtctctgtctctgagggGCTCTGCCCAGCTCAAGCATGGCGAGCACGAGCTAGAGCACAGCTCTAGCAGGCCTTGCCCTGCCGCCATTCCCTCTGTCTAGCTAAAAACCAtgagattacattcctaaagctaaccCCCAAGGTCCGTTCCTTTATCTGGTTACTCCTTCTGAGGTTGATGACCAAAGTCTTGCTAttaaagtattgaagtccagcctggtggtggtggtggcccacgcttTTAattgcactcgggaggcagaggctggcaaatctctgtgagggtctacagagtgagttccaggacagtcagggctgttacacggagaaaccctgtctcgaaaaaaacaaaacaaaacaaaacaaaaaaagtgttaaAGTCCAGCAATCTAAAGtcccctttggttcacctaattaacatatTCAATCAAAATATACCACCGCATCCACATCCTGACCCAGACACagacctcccctttctctctttttaaatattacacCTGTAAggccatttgctgctgttttgggGCCTGAGCCAGAAAGCAgccattttaacttttcttccatactttgtggtttgtgcctaatccaggGTCAGAGAAGAAGCCCCTGCTttgccgggggtggggggtggggagtggagtgTCTCCAATCTCTCCCCCAACGCTAGATCTTCAATAGACTCAGTTCTCAGTGCCCAcagtcatttgtaactccagcgcCAAGGATTTCATGTCTCTGGTCTCAGAGGGCACCTGATCCACACGCAGACACGTACACACATTATAATGAAAATGAaccttaacatttaaaatttaaaacaagctgggtagtggtggcacgtgtctttaatcacagcatttgggaggcagaggcaggcggatctctgagagttcaaggtcagcctggtctacagagtgaattccaggacagccattgctgtacagagaaaccctgtttcaaaaaaacaaaaaataaaaataaaacaaaacaataaaaacaaccctactgagccgggcggtggtggcgcacgcctttaatcccagcactcgggaggcagaggcaggcggatctctgtgagttcgagaccagcctggtctacaagagctagttccaggacaggctccaaagccgcagagaaaccctgtctcgaaaaaacaaacaaacaaaaaaaacaaaaaacaaccctacTGGAACCATCCTTTTTCGAGGTACAGGCCGATGGCACAGGGACATTCGTGCTCTGTAGCTGTTGCTACCTTTcagctctcctttttttttcctttgttttgtttttctctgtagctttggagcctgtcctggaactagttcttgtagaccaggctggcctcgaactcacagagatccgcctgcctctgcctcccgagtgctgggatcaaaggcatgcaccaccactgcctggctcttcttctgttttttaaactaattgtggggctggagagatgactcaatggttaagagcattggctgcttttctagagaaccCAACAtcaacatggcagttcacaactgctcccaactgtctgtaactccagttctgacgcagtcttctggcctccatgggcacgaAGCACGAAtatggtacacaaacacacatgcagacaaaatacccataagcataaaataaaaacttaaagtcaggtggtggtggcacacgcctttaaccccagcactggggaggctgaggcaagcagatctctgtgagttcgaagccagcctggcctacagaactagttcagggacagtcaagactacacaaagaaaccctgtctctaaaatcaaaaaacaacaacaaaaaaattaaaacaagcaaaagattAAAAGATTGTATGGCAGAAATGATGGTCCatactttatttacttttaatcaaAGGCAGGCGGaacttggtgagttcaaagccagcttgaacttctggactccacagcacttttatgcacacatgtacatatactcagacagacagacagacagacatatgtggagacatttacataaataatgaaaataaatctttataacaaaattaaaaaggagaagtGAGATACATTAAGCATAATGTAGAGGCATGAAATCCCAGCAATTAGTAGGCTGAGAAAGGAGGACTATGGAGAATTCAaggtaacctgggctacacaatgagtctGGGCTACATTCTGAGAAAGACAAGCAGAGGCTGAAGAGCTGGTTCAGCATTAAGAGTAACTTGCTGTTCTTCAGAAAAATAAGTACGGAAcaaaaaagtttgttttgttgttttcttttggatgagaaaaaaaaaaaaagaaaaataagtacgGTTCACAGCATCCACATCAGTGGCTTATAAacctttgtaactccagttccaggggacctgatacctCTGGCCCCCcaggacacctgcactcacaggcacataccacatgcagacacacacacaccacatacagacacatacacacctacacacaccacatgcagacacacacacacctacacacaccacatgcagacacacacacctacacaaagTTAGAAGTAATTTTTAAGATCTTAAAAAAcacccagcactcggtaggcagaggcaggcggatctctgagttcgaggccagcctggtctacaagagctagttccaggacaggcactagaaactacagggaaaccctgtctcgaaaaaccaaaaaaaaaaaaaaaaatcttaaaaaacacaaaacaggtgGGAGGCTGGGAgacaggtaaagtgcttgctctgtAAGTAGAGGGCAGGGCTTCCCAGAACTCAAAAGAGTCAGGTAGGCATGGTATACTATTTATAACCCTAGCTATGACCGGGAGAGATGGGATCTCCAGAGCAAGCCGGCTAGCCAGGCTAGCTCAAATGGCAAACTTGGGGATCAACTAAGAGACATCAACatgggcagagagatggctcagcagttaagggcagaagatccagaagatccaggttcaattcccagcacccacatgatgactaatgactgtctataactccagttccagggaattctgACTGTCCCCAGCACTGAttgcacatggtacatagacatacatgtgggtAAACAATCAtagacatgaaataaaagtaaatattttcaaaaaagagaCATTAACCTCAGATCTCCACATGCACAACTAATACACATTTgaacacacataccatacacacatagcAAGCAAAAAAATGGGatcaagaaaaaatacaaagaaagatgGTTTTAAATCTACTATATGGgtaatttaaaaaactgtaaatGTCCTAAACATTtcaatttttcaattaaaagcCAAGCATTTCAGCTGGGTATGGTGGGTCAGATATGTAATttcagcatttaagaggcagaagaaaaaagaattaccAAAGTATGAGGAAAACAGAATTATAtaaggaaaccctatctcaaaaacactaAGAGATTAGGAgaacttgcttctcttccagaggtcctgagttcaattcccagccaccacatggtggctcacaaccatctgtaatgagatctggtgccctttctgGTGTGTAAGCATACacgcagaacactgtatacataattaataaataaaatattttaaaaaaccacaaaatgactttctctactttaaaataagctaagacatatatatatatatatatatatatatatactagtattttattttatgtgtatgagtgtattgcctgtatgcatgtctgtgaacCTTGTATGTGCCAGGGAAGGTCAGAAGGGGCTATCTGAtgcccatatacatacacaataaataaaaagaatataaacataagaaaaatttaaacataaagtgAGGAAAACAAATATGTGGtcttaaaactttaaatttatttttattttatgtgcattggcattttgtctgcatgtatgtctgtgggagagtgtcagatcccctggaactggagccacaggtAATTAtaagctgccttgtgggtgctgggaatggaacacaATCCTTTGGAAGAGGATGTTGTGGTTTAAGTAAAATGGCGCTGTTCCCTGAGTGGCCCATGAGCACAAGGGGCAGtggatcccaggcagggagctgtgtgAAGGGTGAGAGACCtagatggataggcacgccatgtagagtgaggttggatatttatttagtgggttatagaagggaagggggaaggggagagagagagaagcagagagaggtggggggggagccacagcagctacctctttgggagagagatggaaaagcaaggactcaggctggaagcagaaggaaaatccacctgcctcagcagattgggaagggagtgggagaggtttgtctcttaaagagacaggacagaccattacagaggagccatttctccagaccccccaaaaatgtaaattaaaaaaaattaatacactAGATAAAATCCTAGCAGGGTGAGAAAGAGAACATATGGAAgacaagaggagaaagggaagagggagaatacTGATCACtatcagaaattaaaaaagaaagaaagactcccAGTGATGATCCAGCAGACATAAGGAAGACAGTAGGTAAGGCTGGAGAAGATGACTTACTGGAGAAGAGTGTTTGCTGCCTAAGCATgaaaatctgagttcagatctagCACCTATGTAGAGATCCATGTTGTGGCAttttactttaactaggcaaagatgtacTAAATTTgtgtatgctgcatttgtttaataatgtaagtaaagatgtgttgctgtttctccttgcctgcctaaggcacctgactgatcTCCATGTCATGaattgggagctggctggtggctcaagagaaagcctgc
It contains:
- the Snx32 gene encoding sorting nexin-32 isoform X2 codes for the protein MEELHQEAGKESKPSSMPVDLQGESSLQVEISDAVSERDKVKFTVQTKSGLPHFAQPEFSVVRQHEEFIWLHDTYVENEEYAGLIIPPAPPRPDFEASREKLQKLGEGDSSITREEFAKMKQELEAEYLAIFKKTVAMHEVFLQRLAAHPTLRQDHNFSVFLEYSQDLSVREKNRKEVLGGFLRSIVRSADEVLITGISGLKEVDDFFEHERTFLVEYHNRIRDTCHRADRVMHSHKCLADDYIPLSAALSSLGTREVSQLKRSFLKLAELFERLRKLEGRVASDEDLKLSDMLRYYMRDSQAAKDLLYRRLRALADYENANKALDKARTRNREVRPAESHQQLCCQRFELLSDSAKQELMDFKSRRVSSFRKNLIELAELELKHAKVSTHGPSELSCCSHLLPSVVRPRVKVMPPLLGPEFFSFHWVLGRGPAG
- the LOC119828044 gene encoding non-structural maintenance of chromosomes element 3 homolog, producing the protein MPPPPPPTPRGRLVQTTPNRPVLPVTGASLRRLLMLQKPRSRSLPGAQPGSGSDRDLGASGEFPSGPGRPDASQGSAGALSPSSRPAQATPAPELRTQKQLELKVAELVQFLLIKDQRKIPIKRSGILKHVIRDYKDIFPDLLKLAAERLHYVFGYKLVELEPKSNAYILINTLEPVEEDAEMRGDQGTPTTGLLMIILGLIFMNGHSIPETEVWDFLRRLGVYPTKKHSVFGDPKKLITEDFVRQRYLESRRIPHTDPVDCELQWGPRANLETSKMKVLKFVAKVHNQDPKNWPTQYCEALADEQSRVRPEPSGPVPAS
- the Snx32 gene encoding sorting nexin-32 isoform X3, whose amino-acid sequence is MEELHQEAGKESKPSSMPVDLQGESSLQVEISDAVSERDKVKFTVQTKSGLPHFAQPEFSVVRQHEEFIWLHDTYVENEEYAGLIIPPAPPRPDFEASREKLQKLGEGDSSITREEFAKMKQELEAEYLAIFKKTVAMHEVFLQRLAAHPTLRQDHNFSVFLEYSQDLSVREKNRKEVLGGFLRSIVRSADEVLITGISGLKEVDDFFEHERTFLVEYHNRIRDTCHRADRVMHSHKCLADDYIPLSAALSSLGTREVSQLKRSFLKLAELFERLRKLEGRVASDEDLKLSDMLRYYMRDSQAAKDLLYRRLRALADYENANKALDKARTRNREVRPAESHQQLCCQRFELLSDSAKQELMDFKSRRVSSFRKNLIELAELELKHAKASTLLLRNALVALKGEP
- the Snx32 gene encoding sorting nexin-32 isoform X4; the protein is MEELHQEAGKESKPSSMPVDLQGESSLQVEISDAVSERDKVKFTVQTKSGLPHFAQPEFSVVRQHEEFIWLHDTYVENEEYAGLIIPPAPPRPDFEASREKLQKLGEGDSSITREEFAKMKQELEAEYLAIFKKTVAMHEVFLQRLAAHPTLRQDHNFSVFLEYSQDLSVREKNRKEVLGGFLRSIVRSADEVLITGISGLKEVDDFFEHERTFLVEYHNRIRDTCHRADRVMHSHKCLADDYIPLSAALSSLGTREVSQLKRSFLKLAELFERLRKLEGRVASDEDLKLSDMLRYYMRDSQAAKSSWTSSPAASPLSERISLSWQSWSSSMPRPAPCFSETPLLPLRESLSEFRCSSETFSDNVLTSYPLPIEMPFSTKAATSHMPTAEPFFLA